Proteins from one Desmodus rotundus isolate HL8 chromosome 9, HLdesRot8A.1, whole genome shotgun sequence genomic window:
- the MEX3D gene encoding RNA-binding protein MEX3D, which translates to MSCSIGQPDGGGSTGGGGLGAVAGGDPSPGSPPPPAPEAAEEAAPAPRPPPEPDDAAAALRLALNQLSVLGLGGAGDQDEEGAAAGGGDGAAAARGVDGGATAEPSPPDGPEVGAPVVAVAPGPLPLLEPDVSPPPPPPRPSPPDVFAGFAPHPAALGPPTLLAEQMSVIGSRKKSVNMTECVPVPSSEHVAEIVGRQGCKIKALRAKTNTYIKTPVRGEEPVFIVTGRQEDVEMAKREILSAAEHFSVIRATRSKAGGLPGTGQGPPNLPGQTTIQVRVPYRVVGLVVGPKGATIKRIQQRTHTYIVTPGRDKEPVFAVTGMPENVDRAREEIEAHITLRTGAFTDAGPDSDFHANGTDVCLDLLGAAAGLWAKAPNPGRRPPLPTTSLRGDSTLGAPGGPEAFYPGSRGGPPVPDTGPASPYGGSGNGGFTFGGDGPGAPTGPPAPEDCDFGFDFLALDLTVPAAATIWAPFERTAPMPAFSSCSAVNGAPVPPAPGVRRSSGAGTPRHSPTLPEPGSLGLELPMARRGPPDPVGALPWRPPQSSLSSFSSSSSFSTATSLPSSSSASSCSPLDSSTSESSRKPSATASSGPGAPVASTAPGPALVRECVVCAEGEVMAALVPCGHNLFCMDCAVRICGKSEPECPACRTPATQAIHIFS; encoded by the exons ATGTCCTGCTCCATCGGCCAGCCCGACGGCGGTGGGAGCACGGGCGGCGGCGGGCTCGGGGCGGTGGCCGGCGGGGACCCCAGCCCGGGTTCCCCGCCGCCGCCCGCGCCCGAGGCCGCCGAGGAGGCCGCTCCCGCGCCCCGGCCGCCGCCCGAGCCCGACGACGCGGCCGCCGCGCTGCGCCTGGCTCTGAACCAGCTCTCGGTGCTGGGTCTGGGGGGCGCGGGCGACCAGGACGAAGAGGGGGCTGCTGCGGGCGGCGGGGATGGCGCGGCGGCTGCTCGGGGCGTGGACGGTGGGGCCACAGCGGAGCCTTCGCCCCCCGACGGGCCCGAGGTGGGCGCGCCCGTGGTGGCCGTGGCCCCCGGCCCGCTGCCACTGCTGGAGCCCGACGTGAGCCCCCCACCGCCGCCGCCCCGGCCATCCCCGCCCGATGTATTCGCGGGCTTCGCGCCCCACCCCGCAGCCCTGGGCCCCCCGACGCTGCTGGCTGAGCAGATGAGCGTGATTGGCAGCCGCAAGAAGAGCGTGAATATGACCGAGTGCGTGCCCGTACCCAGCTCCGAGCACGTCGCGGAGATCGTGGGTCGCCAGG ggtGCAAGATCAAGGCTCTGCGCGCGAAGACAAACACGTACATCAAGACCCCGGTGCGTGGGGAGGAGCCTGTCTTCATTGTGACTGGCCGCCAGGAGGACGTGGAGATGGCCAAGCGTGAAATCCTGTCTGCAGCGGAGCACTTTTCTGTGATTCGTGCTACACGCAGCAAGGCGGGTGGGCTGCCTGGCACTGGGCAAGGCCCACCCAACCTGCCAGGACAGACCACCATCCAAGTGCGTGTGCCCTACCGCGTGGTGGGGCTGGTAGTGGGGCCCAAGGGTGCTACCATCAAGCGCATCCAACAGCGGACGCACACATACATCGTGACGCCCGGACGTGACAAGGAGCCGGTATTCGCCGTGACCGGCATGCCTGAGAACGTAGACCGGGCCCGCGAGGAGATCGAAGCTCACATCACGCTGCGCACGGGGGCATTCACTGATGCCGGCCCCGACAGTGACTTCCATGCCAACGGCACGGACGTCTGCCTGGACCTGCTCGGGGCGGCTGCAGGCCTCTGGGCCAAGGCCCCCAACCCTGGACGGAGGCCCCCTTTGCCCACCACCAGCCTCCGTGGGGACAGTACCCTAGGTGCCCCAGGGGGGCCCGAGGCCTTCTACCCAGGCAGCCGTGGGGGACCACCAGTGCCAGACACAGGCCCTGCCAGCCCCTATGGCGGCTCCGGCAATGGGGGCTTCACCTTTGGTGGGGATGGCCCAGGGGCCCCCACAGGGCCACCTGCCCCCGAGGACTGTGATTTTGGCTTtgacttcctggcactggacttGACAGTGCCCGCAGCAGCCACCATCTGGGCCCCGTTTGAGCGCACCGCGCCCATGCCGGCCTTCAGCAGCTGCTCTGCGGTCAATGGAGCCCCTGTGCCACCTGCCCCAGGAGTCCGGCGCAGCAGCGGGGCTGGTACCCCGCGACACTCCCCCACGCTGCCTGAACCTGGTAGCCTGGGCCTGGAGCTCCCAATGGCCCGCCGTGGGCCCCCTGACCCAGTGGGCGCCCTGCCCTGGCGGCCCCCACAGAGCTCCCTGTCATCTTTCTCAAGTAGCAGCAGCTTCTCCACGGCcacctcactgcccagcagctcctcAGCCTCCTCATGCTCCCCACTGGACTCAAGCACCTCGGAAAGCAGCCGCAAGCCCTCAGCGACAGCATCCTCGGGGCCTGGAGCACCTGTGGCCTCCACTGCCCCTGGCCCAGCACTGGTACGGGAGTGCGTGGTGTGCGCAGAGGGCGAGGTGATGGCTGCGCTGGTGCCCTGCGGCCACAACCTCTTCTGCATGGACTGTGCTGTGCGCATCTGCGGCAAGAGCGAGCCCGAGTGCC
- the MBD3 gene encoding methyl-CpG-binding domain protein 3 isoform X6, translating to MDLGAFDFRTGKMLMSKMNKSRQRVRYDSSNQVKGKPDLNTALPVRQTASIFKQPVTKITNHPSNKVKSDPQKAVEQPRQLFWEKKLSGLNAFDIAEELVKTMDLPKGLQGVGPGCTDETLLSAIASALHTSTMPITGQLSAAVEKNPGVWLNTAQPLCKAFMVTDEDIRKQEELVQQVRKRLEEALMADMLAHVEELARDGEAPLDKPGAEDEVEDEEEEEEEPDQDQEMEHV from the exons ATGGACCTGGGAGCCTTTGACTTCCGGACAGGCAAGATGCTGATGAGCAAGATGAACAAGAGCCGGCAGCGGGTGCGCTATGACTCCTCCAATCAGGTCAAG GGCAAACCTGACCTGAACACGGCCCTCCCTGTCAGGCAGACAGCATCCATCTTCAAGCAGCCGGTGACCAAGATCACCAACCATCCCAGCAACAAGGTGAAGAGTGACCCTCAGAAGGCTGTGGAGCAGCCCCGACAG CTCTTCTGGGAAAAGAAGCTGAGTGGCCTGAATGCCTTTGACATCGCAGAGGAGCTTGTGAAGACCATGGACCTCCCCAAGGGCCTGCAAG GCGTGGGACCTGGCTGCACAGACGAAACCCTGCTCTCGGCCATCGCCAGTGCCCTGCACACTAGCACCATGCCCATCACTGGGCAGCTCTCAGCTGCTGTGGAGAAGAACCCCGGGGTATGGCTCAACACGGCCCAGCCCCTCTGCAAGGCCTTCATGGTGACCGACGAGGACATCAG GAAGCAGGAGGAGCTGGTGCAGCAAGTCCGAAAGCGACTGGAGGAGGCGCTGATGGCTGACATGCTGGCGCACGTGGAAGAGCTGGCCCGGGATGGTGAGGCGCCACTGGACAAGCCGGGGGCTGAAGATGAGgtggaggatgaggaagaggaggaggaggagcctgacCAAGACCAGGAAATGGAGCACGTATAG
- the MBD3 gene encoding methyl-CpG-binding domain protein 3 isoform X5 produces MERKSPSGKKFRSKPQLARYLGGSMDLGAFDFRTGKMLMSKMNKSRQRVRYDSSNQVKGKPDLNTALPVRQTASIFKQPVTKITNHPSNKVKSDPQKAVEQPRQLFWEKKLSGLNAFDIAEELVKTMDLPKGLQGVGPGCTDETLLSAIASALHTSTMPITGQLSAAVEKNPGVWLNTAQPLCKAFMVTDEDIRKQEELVQQVRKRLEEALMADMLAHVEELARDGEAPLDKPGAEDEVEDEEEEEEEPDQDQEMEHV; encoded by the exons ATGGAGCGGAAGAG CCCAAGCGGAAAGAAGTTCCGCAGCAAGCCGCAGCTGGCGAGGTACCTGGGTGGCTCCATGGACCTGGGAGCCTTTGACTTCCGGACAGGCAAGATGCTGATGAGCAAGATGAACAAGAGCCGGCAGCGGGTGCGCTATGACTCCTCCAATCAGGTCAAG GGCAAACCTGACCTGAACACGGCCCTCCCTGTCAGGCAGACAGCATCCATCTTCAAGCAGCCGGTGACCAAGATCACCAACCATCCCAGCAACAAGGTGAAGAGTGACCCTCAGAAGGCTGTGGAGCAGCCCCGACAG CTCTTCTGGGAAAAGAAGCTGAGTGGCCTGAATGCCTTTGACATCGCAGAGGAGCTTGTGAAGACCATGGACCTCCCCAAGGGCCTGCAAG GCGTGGGACCTGGCTGCACAGACGAAACCCTGCTCTCGGCCATCGCCAGTGCCCTGCACACTAGCACCATGCCCATCACTGGGCAGCTCTCAGCTGCTGTGGAGAAGAACCCCGGGGTATGGCTCAACACGGCCCAGCCCCTCTGCAAGGCCTTCATGGTGACCGACGAGGACATCAG GAAGCAGGAGGAGCTGGTGCAGCAAGTCCGAAAGCGACTGGAGGAGGCGCTGATGGCTGACATGCTGGCGCACGTGGAAGAGCTGGCCCGGGATGGTGAGGCGCCACTGGACAAGCCGGGGGCTGAAGATGAGgtggaggatgaggaagaggaggaggaggagcctgacCAAGACCAGGAAATGGAGCACGTATAG
- the MBD3 gene encoding methyl-CpG-binding domain protein 3 isoform X4: MERKRPIANSAAVNIWVPSGKKFRSKPQLARYLGGSMDLGAFDFRTGKMLMSKMNKSRQRVRYDSSNQVKGKPDLNTALPVRQTASIFKQPVTKITNHPSNKVKSDPQKAVEQPRQLFWEKKLSGLNAFDIAEELVKTMDLPKGLQGVGPGCTDETLLSAIASALHTSTMPITGQLSAAVEKNPGVWLNTAQPLCKAFMVTDEDIRKQEELVQQVRKRLEEALMADMLAHVEELARDGEAPLDKPGAEDEVEDEEEEEEEPDQDQEMEHV; encoded by the exons ATGGAGCGGAAGAG GCCTATTGCGAATtctgctgctgtgaatatttggGT CCCAAGCGGAAAGAAGTTCCGCAGCAAGCCGCAGCTGGCGAGGTACCTGGGTGGCTCCATGGACCTGGGAGCCTTTGACTTCCGGACAGGCAAGATGCTGATGAGCAAGATGAACAAGAGCCGGCAGCGGGTGCGCTATGACTCCTCCAATCAGGTCAAG GGCAAACCTGACCTGAACACGGCCCTCCCTGTCAGGCAGACAGCATCCATCTTCAAGCAGCCGGTGACCAAGATCACCAACCATCCCAGCAACAAGGTGAAGAGTGACCCTCAGAAGGCTGTGGAGCAGCCCCGACAG CTCTTCTGGGAAAAGAAGCTGAGTGGCCTGAATGCCTTTGACATCGCAGAGGAGCTTGTGAAGACCATGGACCTCCCCAAGGGCCTGCAAG GCGTGGGACCTGGCTGCACAGACGAAACCCTGCTCTCGGCCATCGCCAGTGCCCTGCACACTAGCACCATGCCCATCACTGGGCAGCTCTCAGCTGCTGTGGAGAAGAACCCCGGGGTATGGCTCAACACGGCCCAGCCCCTCTGCAAGGCCTTCATGGTGACCGACGAGGACATCAG GAAGCAGGAGGAGCTGGTGCAGCAAGTCCGAAAGCGACTGGAGGAGGCGCTGATGGCTGACATGCTGGCGCACGTGGAAGAGCTGGCCCGGGATGGTGAGGCGCCACTGGACAAGCCGGGGGCTGAAGATGAGgtggaggatgaggaagaggaggaggaggagcctgacCAAGACCAGGAAATGGAGCACGTATAG
- the MBD3 gene encoding methyl-CpG-binding domain protein 3 isoform X2 — protein sequence MERKRWECPALPQGWEREEVPRRSGLSAGHRDVFYYSPSGKKFRSKPQLARYLGGSMDLGAFDFRTGKMLMSKMNKSRQRVRYDSSNQVKGKPDLNTALPVRQTASIFKQPVTKITNHPSNKVKSDPQKAVEQPRQLFWEKKLSGLNAFDIAEELVKTMDLPKGLQGVGPGCTDETLLSAIASALHTSTMPITGQLSAAVEKNPGVWLNTAQPLCKAFMVTDEDIRKQEELVQQVRKRLEEALMADMLAHVEELARDGEAPLDKPGAEDEVEDEEEEEEEPDQDQEMEHV from the exons ATGGAGCGGAAGAGGTGGGAGTGTCCGGCGCTCccgcagggctgggagagggaagaagtgCCCAGAAGGTCGGGGCTGTCGGCCGGCCACAGGGATGTCTTTTACTATAG CCCAAGCGGAAAGAAGTTCCGCAGCAAGCCGCAGCTGGCGAGGTACCTGGGTGGCTCCATGGACCTGGGAGCCTTTGACTTCCGGACAGGCAAGATGCTGATGAGCAAGATGAACAAGAGCCGGCAGCGGGTGCGCTATGACTCCTCCAATCAGGTCAAG GGCAAACCTGACCTGAACACGGCCCTCCCTGTCAGGCAGACAGCATCCATCTTCAAGCAGCCGGTGACCAAGATCACCAACCATCCCAGCAACAAGGTGAAGAGTGACCCTCAGAAGGCTGTGGAGCAGCCCCGACAG CTCTTCTGGGAAAAGAAGCTGAGTGGCCTGAATGCCTTTGACATCGCAGAGGAGCTTGTGAAGACCATGGACCTCCCCAAGGGCCTGCAAG GCGTGGGACCTGGCTGCACAGACGAAACCCTGCTCTCGGCCATCGCCAGTGCCCTGCACACTAGCACCATGCCCATCACTGGGCAGCTCTCAGCTGCTGTGGAGAAGAACCCCGGGGTATGGCTCAACACGGCCCAGCCCCTCTGCAAGGCCTTCATGGTGACCGACGAGGACATCAG GAAGCAGGAGGAGCTGGTGCAGCAAGTCCGAAAGCGACTGGAGGAGGCGCTGATGGCTGACATGCTGGCGCACGTGGAAGAGCTGGCCCGGGATGGTGAGGCGCCACTGGACAAGCCGGGGGCTGAAGATGAGgtggaggatgaggaagaggaggaggaggagcctgacCAAGACCAGGAAATGGAGCACGTATAG
- the MBD3 gene encoding methyl-CpG-binding domain protein 3 isoform X3: MATLKRPIANSAAVNIWVPSGKKFRSKPQLARYLGGSMDLGAFDFRTGKMLMSKMNKSRQRVRYDSSNQVKGKPDLNTALPVRQTASIFKQPVTKITNHPSNKVKSDPQKAVEQPRQLFWEKKLSGLNAFDIAEELVKTMDLPKGLQGVGPGCTDETLLSAIASALHTSTMPITGQLSAAVEKNPGVWLNTAQPLCKAFMVTDEDIRKQEELVQQVRKRLEEALMADMLAHVEELARDGEAPLDKPGAEDEVEDEEEEEEEPDQDQEMEHV; this comes from the exons ATGGCTACACTGAAGAG GCCTATTGCGAATtctgctgctgtgaatatttggGT CCCAAGCGGAAAGAAGTTCCGCAGCAAGCCGCAGCTGGCGAGGTACCTGGGTGGCTCCATGGACCTGGGAGCCTTTGACTTCCGGACAGGCAAGATGCTGATGAGCAAGATGAACAAGAGCCGGCAGCGGGTGCGCTATGACTCCTCCAATCAGGTCAAG GGCAAACCTGACCTGAACACGGCCCTCCCTGTCAGGCAGACAGCATCCATCTTCAAGCAGCCGGTGACCAAGATCACCAACCATCCCAGCAACAAGGTGAAGAGTGACCCTCAGAAGGCTGTGGAGCAGCCCCGACAG CTCTTCTGGGAAAAGAAGCTGAGTGGCCTGAATGCCTTTGACATCGCAGAGGAGCTTGTGAAGACCATGGACCTCCCCAAGGGCCTGCAAG GCGTGGGACCTGGCTGCACAGACGAAACCCTGCTCTCGGCCATCGCCAGTGCCCTGCACACTAGCACCATGCCCATCACTGGGCAGCTCTCAGCTGCTGTGGAGAAGAACCCCGGGGTATGGCTCAACACGGCCCAGCCCCTCTGCAAGGCCTTCATGGTGACCGACGAGGACATCAG GAAGCAGGAGGAGCTGGTGCAGCAAGTCCGAAAGCGACTGGAGGAGGCGCTGATGGCTGACATGCTGGCGCACGTGGAAGAGCTGGCCCGGGATGGTGAGGCGCCACTGGACAAGCCGGGGGCTGAAGATGAGgtggaggatgaggaagaggaggaggaggagcctgacCAAGACCAGGAAATGGAGCACGTATAG
- the MBD3 gene encoding methyl-CpG-binding domain protein 3 isoform X1 produces the protein MERKRWECPALPQGWEREEVPRRSGLSAGHRDVFYYRPIANSAAVNIWVPSGKKFRSKPQLARYLGGSMDLGAFDFRTGKMLMSKMNKSRQRVRYDSSNQVKGKPDLNTALPVRQTASIFKQPVTKITNHPSNKVKSDPQKAVEQPRQLFWEKKLSGLNAFDIAEELVKTMDLPKGLQGVGPGCTDETLLSAIASALHTSTMPITGQLSAAVEKNPGVWLNTAQPLCKAFMVTDEDIRKQEELVQQVRKRLEEALMADMLAHVEELARDGEAPLDKPGAEDEVEDEEEEEEEPDQDQEMEHV, from the exons ATGGAGCGGAAGAGGTGGGAGTGTCCGGCGCTCccgcagggctgggagagggaagaagtgCCCAGAAGGTCGGGGCTGTCGGCCGGCCACAGGGATGTCTTTTACTATAG GCCTATTGCGAATtctgctgctgtgaatatttggGT CCCAAGCGGAAAGAAGTTCCGCAGCAAGCCGCAGCTGGCGAGGTACCTGGGTGGCTCCATGGACCTGGGAGCCTTTGACTTCCGGACAGGCAAGATGCTGATGAGCAAGATGAACAAGAGCCGGCAGCGGGTGCGCTATGACTCCTCCAATCAGGTCAAG GGCAAACCTGACCTGAACACGGCCCTCCCTGTCAGGCAGACAGCATCCATCTTCAAGCAGCCGGTGACCAAGATCACCAACCATCCCAGCAACAAGGTGAAGAGTGACCCTCAGAAGGCTGTGGAGCAGCCCCGACAG CTCTTCTGGGAAAAGAAGCTGAGTGGCCTGAATGCCTTTGACATCGCAGAGGAGCTTGTGAAGACCATGGACCTCCCCAAGGGCCTGCAAG GCGTGGGACCTGGCTGCACAGACGAAACCCTGCTCTCGGCCATCGCCAGTGCCCTGCACACTAGCACCATGCCCATCACTGGGCAGCTCTCAGCTGCTGTGGAGAAGAACCCCGGGGTATGGCTCAACACGGCCCAGCCCCTCTGCAAGGCCTTCATGGTGACCGACGAGGACATCAG GAAGCAGGAGGAGCTGGTGCAGCAAGTCCGAAAGCGACTGGAGGAGGCGCTGATGGCTGACATGCTGGCGCACGTGGAAGAGCTGGCCCGGGATGGTGAGGCGCCACTGGACAAGCCGGGGGCTGAAGATGAGgtggaggatgaggaagaggaggaggaggagcctgacCAAGACCAGGAAATGGAGCACGTATAG